In one window of Leptospira sp. WS92.C1 DNA:
- a CDS encoding SDR family NAD(P)-dependent oxidoreductase translates to MSDLFSVKNRTVLVTGSTRGIGKDFANGFLKAGAIVYGTGSSEESVKKFAGTGIKGFAADIRQPDAMTSIIESIVKEHGKLDVLVNNAGIASNKPAAFLKEDEIESIIQTNFAGVFRTCASYYKIHKKKGGNIINVASILGMRGTKFASVYSGTKGAVINMTRALAVEWIGSGYRVNAICPGFIDTDMTEMIKEKPDVMEQMLKGIPMGRLGKPEDLIGAAIFLASEASAYVTGQTVVVDGGITAGI, encoded by the coding sequence TTGAGCGATTTATTTAGTGTAAAAAACAGGACGGTTCTTGTAACGGGATCCACCCGCGGAATTGGAAAAGACTTTGCAAACGGTTTTTTAAAAGCGGGGGCTATCGTTTATGGTACGGGTTCCTCGGAAGAGTCCGTAAAAAAATTCGCAGGAACCGGAATCAAAGGATTTGCCGCCGATATCCGGCAACCGGATGCAATGACTTCGATCATCGAGTCGATTGTAAAAGAACACGGAAAGTTAGACGTCCTTGTCAATAATGCGGGGATCGCTTCCAACAAACCGGCCGCATTTTTAAAAGAAGATGAAATTGAATCGATCATACAAACAAACTTTGCGGGGGTTTTCCGCACATGCGCGTCGTATTATAAAATTCATAAAAAAAAAGGCGGGAATATAATCAATGTGGCCTCCATTCTCGGAATGAGAGGGACTAAGTTTGCTTCTGTGTATTCCGGAACCAAAGGAGCCGTGATCAACATGACAAGAGCTTTGGCGGTGGAATGGATCGGCTCCGGTTATCGAGTCAACGCCATTTGTCCCGGTTTTATCGATACGGACATGACTGAGATGATCAAGGAAAAACCAGATGTGATGGAACAGATGTTGAAAGGCATTCCCATGGGAAGATTGGGAAAACCGGAAGATTTGATCGGGGCCGCGATCTTTCTTGCAAGCGAAGCTTCCGCCTATGTCACAGGTCAGACGGTCGTAGTCGACGGGGGAATTACTGCGGGGATTTAA
- a CDS encoding L-threonylcarbamoyladenylate synthase gives MILSLHPINPEKRKLQQISDKLLEGNVYIFPTDTVYALVADSQSKLGVERLYELKNISKNQPLSLVCPNISVASNYIENLPNEAFRLMKKLTPGPFTFIIRANKHLPRVSFSNQKEKQIGIRIPDAIYLQELMKMHPNPLTSTSVFTNDEFIIKVESLEEIYGSRVEGIIDGGIVDIELSTILDVTGDKMIVLREGKGSDLL, from the coding sequence ATGATTCTTTCGCTACATCCAATCAATCCCGAAAAACGAAAACTTCAGCAGATATCCGATAAACTGCTGGAGGGAAACGTGTATATCTTTCCTACGGATACCGTTTACGCATTGGTTGCGGATTCACAATCCAAACTTGGTGTTGAAAGATTATACGAACTCAAAAACATATCGAAAAATCAACCGCTCTCTCTCGTTTGTCCGAACATTTCGGTCGCTTCAAATTATATTGAAAATCTTCCGAACGAAGCATTTCGGTTGATGAAAAAACTAACGCCGGGACCGTTTACGTTTATCATTCGGGCCAACAAACATCTTCCTCGTGTTTCGTTTTCCAATCAGAAAGAAAAACAAATCGGAATTCGAATTCCGGATGCGATTTATTTACAAGAGCTGATGAAAATGCATCCAAATCCTCTTACTTCGACTTCCGTTTTTACCAACGATGAATTTATCATTAAAGTGGAATCCTTGGAAGAAATTTACGGATCACGCGTTGAGGGTATCATCGACGGGGGAATCGTGGACATTGAACTTTCCACAATTCTGGACGTTACCGGGGATAAAATGATCGTCTTGAGAGAAGGAAAGGGCTCGGATCTTTTGTAA
- a CDS encoding FG-GAP-like repeat-containing protein has protein sequence MISRFTVVFLILFFSYSCSMKSIENLCDRNSSLFYKNLVLSNLFNPGGISVCGTGPILPQPRILNTGDGRLLNSGFLVGDFDSSVSGVEVSLDNGPFVPAVITGSQWKLQLPAAGVPSTIPSTGVWKEWSFHSVAVRSVAASGVSFPTILSIQKGLNKDINGDGYPDALIGSQVSNRVRAYLSLGKVRGLGSTPVTVLTGAAGFGYSVTLGDIDGDGYADAVVANTNAIFSVYLSQGASGGLSTTAIYSTGIGTGLLNLTLGDISGDGFTDILVGSPYDLGNVGQVYVYLSSASVGLGAAFSQSIANPGNIGSTQFFGYAVTLGDVDGDGRSDAMIGAVGSGQLGASFVYLSQGAGTYGAVAQIFQGAVVNEWYANSIVSTDANRDGFADMIVGAYQEAGGLGRTYLYTSNIGVLANASNSPVAGSAGSLSGTSVASGDVNGDGFFDILNGGYGYTGAQANQGCAMSFLYGGSFFGLNPIVLNFLTKPVNLGQMGISVSSGDIDGDGFSDLLVGGPSSVGGTNAGNVYLYLSDGATGYASAPQTIGDPDATGAFGSSVDL, from the coding sequence ATGATAAGTCGTTTTACCGTCGTTTTTTTGATTCTATTTTTTTCATACTCTTGCAGCATGAAATCGATCGAGAATCTCTGCGATAGAAACAGTTCTCTTTTTTATAAAAATCTCGTTCTTAGTAATCTATTCAATCCCGGCGGTATTTCCGTATGCGGAACGGGACCGATTCTTCCTCAACCAAGAATTTTGAACACGGGGGACGGAAGGCTTTTAAACTCAGGCTTTCTCGTCGGTGATTTCGATTCTTCCGTATCCGGTGTCGAAGTTTCATTGGACAACGGGCCTTTTGTTCCGGCGGTTATAACCGGAAGTCAGTGGAAACTTCAACTTCCCGCGGCCGGAGTTCCGTCCACGATCCCTTCGACCGGTGTTTGGAAAGAATGGAGTTTTCATTCGGTTGCAGTTCGATCGGTGGCTGCTTCCGGCGTTTCGTTTCCGACCATCCTATCAATTCAAAAGGGACTCAATAAGGATATTAACGGCGACGGTTATCCGGATGCGCTGATCGGTTCTCAAGTCTCGAATCGTGTTCGAGCCTATCTCTCACTTGGAAAAGTAAGAGGACTCGGTTCTACACCCGTAACCGTGCTGACCGGAGCGGCGGGTTTTGGTTATTCCGTTACGTTAGGAGATATCGATGGAGACGGATATGCGGATGCAGTGGTTGCAAACACAAATGCTATCTTTAGTGTATACCTTTCTCAAGGAGCTTCGGGCGGATTGTCTACAACCGCGATCTATTCTACCGGTATTGGCACGGGTCTTCTCAATCTTACTTTAGGGGATATTAGCGGAGACGGTTTTACGGACATTCTCGTAGGCTCGCCTTACGACCTCGGAAATGTCGGACAGGTTTATGTTTATCTATCGAGCGCATCGGTAGGACTCGGTGCCGCATTCAGTCAATCGATCGCAAATCCGGGAAATATAGGAAGCACGCAGTTTTTCGGTTATGCAGTCACGTTAGGCGATGTTGACGGAGACGGCAGGTCGGATGCTATGATCGGAGCGGTTGGCTCAGGACAATTGGGCGCTTCATTCGTTTATCTTTCTCAAGGAGCCGGAACCTACGGCGCCGTCGCACAAATTTTTCAAGGTGCTGTAGTCAACGAATGGTATGCAAACTCAATTGTTTCGACGGATGCGAATCGTGATGGGTTCGCGGATATGATTGTAGGTGCGTATCAAGAAGCCGGCGGATTGGGTAGAACTTATCTATATACTTCCAATATAGGAGTTCTTGCAAATGCATCGAACAGTCCTGTTGCAGGATCCGCTGGGTCTTTATCCGGAACTTCGGTAGCAAGCGGCGACGTCAATGGGGACGGTTTTTTCGATATTTTAAACGGCGGTTATGGTTATACCGGCGCTCAAGCAAATCAAGGATGTGCGATGTCTTTTTTATACGGCGGGAGCTTCTTTGGATTGAATCCGATTGTACTTAATTTTCTTACAAAACCGGTAAATCTAGGCCAAATGGGAATCTCTGTCAGCTCGGGAGACATTGATGGAGACGGATTTAGCGATCTTTTAGTCGGGGGTCCTAGTTCGGTTGGCGGAACCAATGCGGGAAATGTTTATCTCTATCTTTCCGATGGCGCTACTGGATATGCATCAGCGCCGCAAACAATCGGCGATCCGGATGCAACCGGCGCGTTTGGAAGTTCAGTCGATTTGTAA
- a CDS encoding arsenate reductase family protein, with product MKLKVYEYKNCGTCRNALKFLSAKKVELEVVPIREIPPQKTELKMMLKYLENDSKKLFNTSGGDYKELGLKDKLGNMSIEEQLELLSKNGNLVKRPFVLGEGFGFVGFKEEEWKKRIR from the coding sequence TTGAAACTCAAAGTTTACGAATACAAAAATTGCGGCACTTGTAGAAACGCACTCAAATTTCTTTCCGCAAAAAAAGTAGAATTGGAAGTAGTGCCGATCCGTGAAATTCCTCCCCAAAAAACGGAGCTCAAAATGATGCTGAAGTATCTAGAGAACGATTCTAAAAAACTTTTCAACACTTCGGGCGGAGATTATAAAGAATTAGGGCTCAAGGACAAATTGGGAAACATGTCGATCGAAGAACAGTTAGAACTTCTTTCCAAAAACGGAAATCTCGTCAAACGACCTTTTGTTCTCGGAGAAGGATTCGGCTTTGTTGGTTTTAAAGAAGAGGAATGGAAAAAGCGGATTCGATAA
- the fliG gene encoding flagellar motor switch protein FliG, producing MLNKKTNLTGRQKAAIFLIAVGSEVSSEIFKHLREDEIEQITFEIARLDKITPEDKEKVLVEFNELMMAQEFISNGGIDFARGLLEKALGNQKAIDIINRLTSSLQVRPFDFIRRTDPQHLLNFIQNEHPQTIALILSYLDPQKASNILSNLPHTIQAEVAKRIATMDRVSPDVLREVERVLERKLSTLASEDYTSAGGIDSVVEILNLVDRGTEKTIIEALEEEDPELAEEIKKRMFVFEDIVLLDDRAIQKVMREVDNSDLAKALKSVDTEVQEKIFKNMSKRAANLLREDMDFMGPIRIKDVEDAQQKIVNIIRKLEDAGEIVVARAGEDELVM from the coding sequence GTGCTCAATAAAAAGACGAACCTAACCGGAAGACAAAAGGCGGCGATTTTTCTAATTGCGGTCGGTAGCGAAGTGTCTTCGGAGATTTTTAAGCACCTTCGGGAAGATGAAATCGAACAGATCACGTTCGAGATCGCCCGTCTTGATAAAATTACTCCGGAAGATAAAGAAAAGGTCTTAGTCGAGTTCAACGAACTCATGATGGCTCAGGAATTTATTTCCAACGGGGGAATCGATTTTGCCCGCGGTCTTTTGGAAAAGGCTCTTGGAAATCAAAAGGCGATCGATATCATCAATCGTCTTACTTCTTCTTTGCAAGTAAGGCCGTTCGACTTTATTCGTAGAACGGATCCTCAGCACTTATTAAACTTTATCCAGAATGAACACCCGCAGACAATCGCACTCATTCTTTCGTATCTGGATCCTCAAAAAGCATCCAACATTCTTTCCAACTTGCCGCATACGATTCAGGCGGAAGTCGCAAAACGAATCGCGACTATGGACCGGGTTAGTCCGGACGTACTTCGGGAAGTAGAGCGAGTTCTGGAAAGAAAACTTTCTACATTGGCCTCGGAGGATTATACTTCCGCGGGTGGTATCGATTCCGTAGTTGAAATTTTGAACCTTGTAGACCGGGGAACCGAGAAAACGATCATTGAAGCGCTGGAAGAGGAAGATCCGGAACTCGCGGAAGAAATTAAAAAACGGATGTTTGTATTCGAAGACATCGTTCTTTTGGATGACCGAGCGATTCAGAAAGTAATGCGCGAAGTGGATAACTCGGATCTTGCAAAGGCTTTGAAATCGGTGGATACGGAAGTTCAGGAGAAAATTTTCAAGAACATGTCAAAACGCGCCGCAAACCTGCTTCGAGAGGACATGGATTTTATGGGTCCGATCCGGATCAAAGACGTGGAAGACGCTCAGCAAAAAATCGTAAACATCATTCGTAAATTGGAAGACGCTGGTGAGATCGTCGTTGCCCGTGCCGGTGAAGACGAACTCGTCATGTGA
- a CDS encoding adenylate/guanylate cyclase domain-containing protein, giving the protein MNFGCMIRIRLLLFIVSIGLLSLYCGYKSDSDFLDLTSADWKIIEGNSISTELEKQNPLSRSNKSFSFKKKEQKLSVSEEWKSISKFPVGFNSFFSIPEQSGFHEVTAKVEFFINSNSPYLNLPTAIYFPDIGENWELYLNGILIRRELFPEAIDKGNFTPVIRRSLKSVTMPIPYGSLKEGKNTILFYIVGESNITSYIQNDHFGFYHAGGYRIAFFEQIYESTSEYFEVFLYGIYFIFGIYHILFYITRRQDLYYLYFGFFSFVSSIYFFSSSNLIYQKFVNTHSDIDSSLFFRAEYSSLMLILPTFYYFIKDYFYQKQKTGVVPSIFVYLLILLFIAVWITPFSWTHVALKICQVLMIFFLFYILFFSIQTVQRKKQDARKILAGISACILFAVWDLLDSIFKIVGLHYPFFKIVYSLFIITIISILVSRYIQLYKDAQSLNKELSNQKDAFYRFVPADFIRILDKESPVSIAIGDNKEKSMTVLFSDIRDFTSISEAIKPSHTIAFLNSYLSEMEDLVYQTAGFVDKYVGDAILALFADYNDRADKENFNSADNAVEAAIKMIRVVQSGRLQREFSIPPGWNLDVGIGINTGSLILGTVGSKRRIDTTVIGDAVNLASRLQSLSSLYQSRILISHHTFLQLNRLSEVGIRMIDTAFVKGRNQAVDIYEVFEADPAEIKDFKYKTIDQFAEGIAEYKAGKFYDATNIFKQLYRDEPRDNLSKIYLKRCKLYSSKPPEENWDGIFRFQTK; this is encoded by the coding sequence ATGAATTTTGGCTGCATGATCCGAATCCGTCTTTTACTTTTTATCGTTTCGATCGGCCTTCTCTCGCTTTACTGCGGATACAAATCGGACTCGGACTTTCTGGATCTTACTAGCGCGGATTGGAAGATAATCGAAGGAAATTCTATTTCAACCGAATTAGAAAAACAGAATCCTTTATCTCGTAGTAATAAGAGTTTTTCCTTTAAAAAAAAAGAACAAAAATTATCCGTTTCAGAAGAATGGAAATCCATTTCAAAATTTCCAGTAGGTTTTAATTCTTTTTTCTCGATACCGGAACAATCCGGTTTTCACGAAGTAACCGCAAAAGTAGAATTTTTTATAAATTCGAATTCACCTTATCTAAATTTACCGACCGCAATTTACTTTCCAGATATCGGTGAAAACTGGGAACTCTATCTCAATGGAATTTTGATTCGTAGAGAGTTATTTCCGGAAGCGATCGATAAAGGCAATTTCACTCCTGTAATCCGTCGATCCTTAAAATCGGTTACAATGCCGATTCCATACGGCTCTTTGAAAGAAGGAAAAAATACGATTCTTTTTTATATCGTGGGAGAATCAAATATCACGTCTTATATTCAAAACGATCATTTCGGATTTTATCACGCGGGCGGTTATAGAATCGCCTTTTTTGAACAGATTTACGAATCGACTTCCGAATATTTTGAAGTTTTTTTATACGGAATTTACTTTATATTCGGTATTTATCATATACTTTTTTATATAACCCGCAGACAGGATCTTTACTATCTTTATTTCGGATTTTTTTCATTTGTATCTTCGATCTACTTTTTTTCCTCTTCGAATTTGATTTACCAAAAGTTCGTAAATACTCATTCAGACATCGACAGTTCTTTATTTTTTAGAGCCGAATATTCCTCTTTGATGCTGATTTTGCCTACCTTTTATTATTTTATCAAAGACTATTTTTATCAAAAGCAAAAGACAGGGGTTGTTCCGAGTATTTTTGTATATTTGTTGATACTTTTGTTTATTGCGGTTTGGATTACTCCATTCTCCTGGACTCATGTCGCCTTGAAAATATGTCAAGTCCTGATGATATTCTTTTTGTTTTATATTCTTTTCTTTTCGATTCAAACTGTACAAAGAAAAAAACAAGACGCTCGTAAGATATTGGCGGGAATATCGGCCTGTATTCTTTTTGCAGTTTGGGATTTGTTGGATTCTATTTTTAAAATTGTAGGTTTGCATTATCCTTTTTTTAAGATTGTGTATTCTCTTTTTATTATTACGATCATCAGTATTTTAGTTTCCCGTTATATTCAACTATACAAAGACGCTCAGTCGCTTAATAAGGAGCTTTCCAATCAAAAGGATGCGTTTTATAGATTTGTGCCCGCGGATTTTATTCGAATTTTAGATAAAGAATCTCCTGTTTCTATAGCCATCGGCGATAATAAAGAAAAATCGATGACCGTTTTGTTCTCGGATATCAGAGATTTTACGAGCATATCGGAAGCGATCAAACCGAGCCATACGATCGCATTTTTAAATTCCTATCTTTCCGAAATGGAGGATTTGGTTTATCAAACCGCCGGTTTTGTGGATAAATACGTTGGTGACGCGATACTCGCGCTTTTTGCGGATTATAACGATCGAGCGGACAAGGAGAATTTTAATTCCGCCGATAATGCGGTCGAGGCCGCGATTAAAATGATTCGTGTCGTTCAATCGGGAAGACTACAACGAGAGTTTTCAATTCCGCCGGGATGGAACTTAGACGTAGGAATCGGGATCAATACGGGATCCTTAATTTTAGGAACCGTTGGAAGCAAAAGGAGAATTGATACCACCGTGATCGGAGACGCTGTCAATTTGGCTTCAAGACTGCAGTCTTTGAGTTCTCTTTATCAAAGTAGAATTTTAATCTCTCATCATACGTTTTTGCAACTGAACCGATTGAGCGAAGTCGGGATTCGAATGATCGATACCGCATTTGTAAAGGGAAGAAATCAAGCGGTCGATATCTACGAGGTGTTTGAGGCGGATCCGGCGGAAATCAAGGACTTTAAATATAAAACGATCGATCAGTTTGCAGAAGGAATCGCAGAATACAAGGCTGGAAAATTTTACGATGCTACCAATATTTTTAAACAACTGTATCGAGATGAGCCAAGGGACAATCTTTCTAAAATTTATTTGAAACGATGCAAACTCTATTCCTCCAAACCTCCCGAAGAAAACTGGGATGGAATTTTTCGATTTCAAACGAAGTAG
- a CDS encoding urate hydroxylase PuuD → MEGIALFTSQGLYFIFKWIHFLAGVAWIGLLWYINFVQGSFFAETDGDTKKKATQQLVPRVLWWFRWGAMFTFLSGLFMIGHALYSGATLSSGQWLAIILGGGLLGTLMWFNVWFVIWPAQKVIIAAAKGETAENPAPRAARGLLASRTNTLLSIPMLFLMGAARNLPISFDVTGAEAHTFLGVILVILALVETNALTATPESATFKPIKTVKGVITSGFVLTLIIYILLEVLL, encoded by the coding sequence ATGGAAGGGATCGCTCTCTTTACAAGTCAGGGTTTGTATTTTATCTTTAAATGGATACATTTCCTCGCAGGCGTTGCCTGGATCGGACTACTTTGGTACATCAACTTCGTACAAGGATCTTTCTTTGCGGAGACGGATGGAGATACTAAGAAAAAAGCAACTCAACAATTGGTTCCACGCGTTCTTTGGTGGTTCCGTTGGGGTGCGATGTTTACTTTCTTGAGCGGTTTGTTTATGATCGGACACGCTCTTTATAGCGGCGCTACCCTTTCTTCAGGTCAATGGCTTGCGATTATTCTCGGTGGAGGACTTTTAGGAACTCTCATGTGGTTTAACGTGTGGTTCGTGATCTGGCCAGCTCAAAAGGTGATCATCGCCGCCGCTAAGGGCGAGACCGCGGAAAATCCTGCTCCGAGAGCGGCAAGAGGTCTTCTCGCTTCCAGAACGAACACTCTTCTTTCCATTCCTATGTTGTTTTTGATGGGAGCTGCGAGAAATCTTCCGATTTCATTTGATGTTACGGGAGCCGAAGCGCACACTTTCTTAGGGGTGATTCTTGTGATTCTCGCTCTTGTAGAAACGAACGCGTTAACCGCAACACCGGAAAGCGCAACTTTTAAACCGATTAAAACGGTCAAAGGTGTGATTACTTCGGGATTTGTTCTTACTTTGATTATCTACATCTTACTTGAGGTTCTCCTTTAA
- a CDS encoding cytochrome c, with protein sequence MRMTKNRGGMFRLILLCLTIILILANCKEEENLTPAQKLASRGKGLYVTNCSACHNQNPAVDGAVGPAVKGSNFELLKARIVEGTYPAGYTPKRTSQIMTRLPLNDDQIRGIEAFLNAP encoded by the coding sequence ATGAGAATGACTAAAAATCGAGGCGGAATGTTCCGCCTCATTCTTTTGTGTTTAACAATAATTCTCATCCTTGCAAACTGTAAGGAAGAAGAGAATCTTACTCCGGCGCAGAAATTGGCTTCTCGTGGAAAGGGGCTCTACGTCACGAATTGTTCCGCTTGTCACAACCAAAATCCTGCGGTGGATGGAGCGGTTGGACCTGCTGTCAAAGGTTCTAATTTCGAATTGTTAAAGGCGAGAATCGTGGAAGGAACCTACCCGGCGGGATATACTCCAAAACGCACAAGTCAGATAATGACACGGTTACCGTTAAACGACGATCAAATTCGAGGTATCGAGGCGTTCTTAAACGCTCCCTGA